The Patescibacteria group bacterium genome window below encodes:
- a CDS encoding MopE-related protein, producing MRKPLFVLLLMILGFFLPTTKALAYGPFVLPIHNNSVEINGGAWNYSVSCSAAQYEVDYYPLPASHGGYDFDGDEGDNVYAAASGVVSNIQNSDCPNTYPNGNPTWGCFVDIKHDVDGDSIYDYTTKYTHLVSGSITVAVGNSVSSNTLIGQMGNSGYSDGAHLHFGVQDYGSLQYLSHDYWLDPYNLNDDNATCCDIPNGCPNEGTSSQHSDFDCDAATDSDYLWASCPPTYNAEVSTCTSDVYTIHLLTVTADASTHTFTIKPYYHTGSGNSVSLKLPDSSYTMTGLGNTNNVNTWLVGDLDNDGNDDIVNVTDNGNYTYVQVYVSNGDGTFVGRDRWLKANNGYSHAFLTDMDNDDDLDLVLGYPNGSSIKWRIGTNIGSDFADLTTWSESFGSTDSHFLVGDFNGNGKGEILVGTTNSGGVELGWQRLDTTGNSATIATGWGSPSNTYLVSNLNADADGRDDFLRIDETNSTVEAYLAQYSSTLQWLSVSTMANDVGGTDGDYFVYPLDYNDDYPDLLRLNSSGTLYLGQHTSATTFEEQGDQQDIVSNLPTDGTLLFGNFGGLQSDCTAPFVYIEVADNDLDQDYDSYTPDDGDCDDTADHTYPGAPELWDTFDNDCDALIDEAFDLDGDGWSYDQGDCSEQSNNINPYAVEIPDGLDNDCDGVTDEVGDNDYDGWSSTNGDCDDTADHTYPGAPELLDDLDNDCDGEIDEDFLFEDQYIFFDFDGNGDDDPCVRRATTLLCLYDGLYGTWTVPGEVIGTGEYIIWRSGRTSYYDYMGADGIADYVLVYADVSADQFLYWHTTIAARFGSQLQIDRNLDGIMDTYLYYGTGNGADDYYLADLNGDGLADLIFREGNRFYVDDNTSGVYDYWFTFGDTTLDSQWYFADFDGDGTDGICVVRGALLHCTDTITPNGSQTGVWTFSYGYGL from the coding sequence ATGCGCAAGCCTCTGTTCGTTCTGCTTCTCATGATCCTGGGCTTCTTCTTGCCCACCACCAAGGCTCTGGCCTATGGTCCCTTCGTTCTGCCGATCCACAACAACAGCGTCGAGATCAATGGCGGTGCCTGGAACTACAGTGTGAGTTGTTCTGCCGCGCAGTATGAAGTCGATTATTATCCGTTGCCCGCGAGCCACGGTGGATATGACTTCGACGGCGACGAAGGCGACAACGTCTACGCCGCCGCTTCTGGTGTCGTGTCTAATATCCAGAACAGTGACTGTCCTAATACGTACCCCAATGGAAATCCTACTTGGGGCTGCTTCGTGGATATCAAGCATGATGTGGATGGTGACAGCATCTACGACTACACCACCAAGTACACTCATCTCGTGTCTGGTTCTATCACCGTGGCGGTCGGCAACTCCGTCAGTTCCAACACCCTCATCGGTCAAATGGGTAACTCGGGCTACTCTGACGGCGCGCATCTCCATTTCGGCGTTCAGGACTACGGATCACTTCAGTACCTCAGTCATGACTACTGGCTCGATCCCTACAACCTCAATGACGACAACGCTACCTGCTGTGATATCCCGAATGGCTGTCCCAACGAAGGCACTTCCAGCCAGCATTCGGACTTCGACTGCGATGCAGCAACTGACTCAGACTACCTCTGGGCCAGCTGTCCTCCGACCTACAATGCCGAAGTCTCCACCTGCACCTCCGACGTTTACACCATTCACCTGCTCACCGTCACCGCAGACGCCAGTACCCACACCTTCACCATCAAACCCTACTACCACACCGGTTCTGGGAACAGCGTCAGCCTCAAGCTGCCCGACAGTAGCTACACCATGACTGGCCTGGGCAACACCAACAACGTCAACACCTGGCTGGTAGGCGACCTGGACAATGACGGTAACGACGATATCGTCAACGTCACGGACAACGGCAACTACACCTACGTTCAGGTGTACGTCAGCAACGGTGATGGCACCTTCGTCGGTCGCGATCGCTGGCTGAAGGCCAACAACGGCTACAGCCACGCCTTCCTGACCGACATGGACAACGACGACGATCTGGACCTGGTACTCGGCTATCCCAATGGGAGCAGCATCAAGTGGCGGATCGGCACCAACATCGGCAGCGACTTCGCTGACCTGACCACCTGGAGTGAGTCCTTCGGTTCCACCGACAGTCACTTCTTGGTCGGAGACTTCAACGGTAACGGTAAGGGTGAAATCCTGGTCGGCACCACCAACAGCGGTGGAGTCGAACTGGGCTGGCAGCGCTTGGATACAACTGGAAACAGTGCGACCATCGCGACCGGTTGGGGTTCACCCAGCAACACCTACCTCGTGTCGAACCTCAATGCCGATGCCGATGGCCGGGACGACTTCCTGCGGATCGACGAAACGAACAGCACCGTGGAAGCCTACCTGGCCCAGTACAGCAGCACGCTGCAGTGGCTGAGTGTCAGTACGATGGCCAACGATGTCGGTGGCACCGACGGAGACTACTTCGTCTACCCGCTCGACTACAACGACGACTACCCTGATCTGCTCCGTCTGAACAGTTCCGGCACGCTCTACTTGGGTCAGCACACCAGTGCCACGACCTTCGAAGAACAGGGAGATCAGCAGGACATCGTCAGCAACCTGCCGACGGATGGCACGTTGCTGTTCGGCAACTTTGGTGGTCTGCAGTCTGACTGCACTGCTCCATTCGTCTACATCGAAGTGGCTGACAACGATCTGGATCAGGACTACGACTCCTACACCCCCGACGACGGCGACTGCGACGACACGGCCGACCACACCTACCCGGGTGCCCCGGAACTGTGGGACACCTTCGACAACGACTGTGATGCCCTGATCGACGAAGCCTTCGACCTCGACGGTGACGGTTGGTCCTACGACCAGGGTGACTGCTCCGAACAGAGCAACAACATCAACCCCTATGCCGTAGAGATTCCCGACGGTCTCGACAACGATTGTGACGGGGTGACCGACGAAGTCGGTGACAACGACTACGATGGTTGGTCCAGCACCAACGGCGACTGCGACGACACGGCTGACCACACCTATCCGGGTGCTCCCGAACTCCTCGACGACCTCGACAACGACTGTGACGGCGAGATCGATGAAGATTTCCTCTTCGAGGATCAATACATCTTCTTCGACTTCGACGGCAACGGTGACGATGATCCCTGCGTCCGGCGTGCAACCACCTTGCTCTGCCTCTACGACGGCCTCTACGGCACGTGGACGGTTCCGGGCGAAGTGATCGGAACGGGAGAATACATCATCTGGCGTTCCGGCCGCACCAGCTACTACGACTACATGGGTGCCGACGGCATCGCCGACTACGTGTTGGTCTATGCGGACGTGTCCGCTGACCAGTTCTTGTACTGGCACACTACCATCGCAGCTCGCTTTGGCAGCCAGCTCCAGATCGACCGCAATCTCGACGGTATCATGGACACCTACCTGTACTACGGTACGGGCAACGGAGCCGACGACTACTACCTGGCCGATCTCAACGGTGACGGCCTGGCTGACCTGATCTTCCGTGAAGGTAACCGGTTCTACGTCGACGACAATACCTCTGGGGTCTACGACTACTGGTTCACCTTCGGTGATACCACCTTGGATAGCCAGTGGTACTTCGCGGACTTCGACGGTGATGGCACTGACGGCATCTGCGTCGTGCGAGGTGCTCTGCTCCACTGCACCGACACCATCACCCCCAACGGGAGCCAGACTGGTGTTTGGACCTTCAGCTATGGCTATGGGTTGTAG